GCCCCCAAGGCCCAGCCTGTCTCTATGTTGTTCACTTTCTTTGCAAGCTgttggggaagagaaaaaaaagttcacattttcattcaattttcaACTCTAACAAGCATGACATGGGCAGAGCATATCTGCAAAGATCATCCACAAAGCCAAACCAAGGCAAAACTGAGAGTAGCCGGTCTTGGAGGCTTTCCACTACCCCTCTCTGTAAGTTTCCCTCCCGCCATAGCCTATCACCCCTACACCTGCCAGTTGGATCCCTGTATCTTCTGGCCAGGAAGTGGTCCCACCCAAGCCTTCTACACAGGCTTCTAAACTCTTTCCCTAATCCTTAAACTAAATATAACAGGAGTTGGGAATAGATTTAGGGATAGGAAAAGAACATACTAAACTTCTCAATTCATACTTTATAAGCAACTGCATCTTCTTAAGCACTAATGTTAACCAACCAAGGCATTTAAGGCATTCTAGGCCAGGTTGTGCCTCAATTAGttcagtgaccttgggcaaagtttAGACCCAATTTCCTAACCACATAACAAAGGGATTAGATTAGTGTTTatcaaattgtgtttttcacaATCCTAGGGGATCATGGAAAAGActtcaaagaaggaagagaggccaAGTGGTGAAGGAGTTCCAGGCCCCCTATCTGCTTCCATCCGATAGCTCCACTTTTATCAGTTTACTGGCATTCTGTTTTGTTGAATAAAGATGCTACCGCCACCACACACATAAAAAGTTTGGAAACCAATGGattgattttattctttccttctagtACTAACTTCTTATGACACAATACTTATCTGTGTTGACCTGATGAATCTAGTCTAGTCACTGTGCCCAAAACTAGGAAGGATGGCATGTGAATCATTATCTTGAGGTTTAGTCTGAGACACCTGCGTCAAATTGGGAGTGTCCCCCCACACCAAATGctcttcctgtgtcctcaggactgggCTGACAGTCTGGGGATACAGGTGCCGAAGTGAAGTGATCTCTGGGACAGGGGACTGTCCACTCCTGGTTTAAATTCTGCTGCCATTGAAATCAGAAAGACTAAAAGGATGCCAACACTGGAAATAGCAGAAAATTGTCCTTAAATAACTTGGTTAATATTGATGCTTAATTAGAGGAAGTTGTTAACTTAGTATGTATTGAGGGCTTAGGATGACCTCTCTTATCTGTAAATCTATCCCCGATTGGTGTGAAATGCCTACGGAAATAGTGACACCAATATTAACAACTTACTATGTGCATTGTGCTTTAAATGCGTTATCTCAATTTTCATAGCAGCCCTACGAAATAGGTACTCTAAGGATCCCTGTGTTTTGGATGAGGAACCTAAAAGTTAGAGAGGGGGAGTAAATCATCTAacgtcacagagctagtaagctTGCAGAATCAGAACTTGAACCCAGATCTGATGGCCAACAGAACCCGTGCTTTAAACACTACACTATACTGACTCTACTGGCAAGTAACTCTTCTGTGTTAGGCACTTTAAATGCTGATGTTCTTGGCAGATACAACACATTAAATCCAAATACTTTAGTAAAAATGAGTTTATGAAATCTGTATGACACAAGAAGTGGGGCAATGTAAACTCATCTGGAACTGAGGAAACAGGAAGGGGAAGTGTGGCACAAGGGAAGGTAGGGGGTGCTTCAAAGACAAAATACAGTCTACTTACTTGACCCCAAAGTTCAAAGTTGCCTTGTCCCATAGCTATATTTTTGTCACATCTCCTCTTATAGACTATATGCTATTTGAGAACAAAGATTACATCTTAATCATCTTTGTAACTATAATGTACAATAATTCAATTATGGTAGCGAAgacaagaaaataatgaaatggatGATGTGtttagaatagataaataaattactACAGATAAAGTTGTGCTTCCGCGTGCTGaaacagatggaaagagataGGAAGATAAAGAGCGACCCAAGATTCAAGAGGCGTTAAACATACAAGGCACACATAAAATCTATATGACATACTACATATATGCAAGGCAGTCGATATTCATGAGGTCTTAAATCAGCCACTCATTGGTGACACTCTTCTGGTCCCTCATGTCCTCTGCCAAGTTAAACCATCTAATGGGCTAATGAGTGAGCTAATGCTACCACCAGGGTACTTGCCTCTATGCCTCTTCAAATAGAGCAAGTTTGTGTGATGGCCCCAGGCACCTTCTGTCCTTATGCCCCCTTGATCAAATTTCAGCTCTAGTACTTGTAACCATACTATCAGTGGCAAAGAGAGGCAGAACAGACTAACTCAGGATTGAGGAAGTGTAGCACTTCCAACCTGCTTGCACCCTATCCTGTGTGTTCACCTATCCTATCTCTTTCCCCTTGCTTCTCACCCTGGGTTTTGAAATTGATTTAATAATAAACCATGTGACTTGGGCATCTTAATTTGGGCTGCGAGCCTTTCTGCTCTGTGACCTCTGGGATAGCTTGCCTGGTTATGTATTTAGAAGCTGCTGTTGCATCAAGGTAATTTCCCACAttcatggtgcctggcacagtgccttgTCCATAGCCTGAATGAAAATACCTCATAATTCTACCTAGAGCCACTCTGATTACTAAACAAGTTCTTAACTCTTTCTTCCCAACTCCAAATAAGAAGACTGTTATGCGACTTTGGTAACCTCGTTTTTACCTGTAAGATGGTGCTGTCTGCAAAGCCAAAGCCGTCCCTCAACAAGGCTGTGATGTAGCTGAGATCCATGCACAGGAAAGGACTGCCCGAGGTGAAGTTTTCCAAGTTATCACACACTGAAGGGGAGAGAGAGTTCAAGTTTATGGCCAGCTGAGAGGTGTATGATTTTCTCTAAACATAGacttaaaataaacaaagcagaaTTCTTCATTCTCCATCTCCCAGATGTCTAGGAGTCTTAGAGGCTAGAACTGTGCACTAACAGCTTCTGTAAGACTGCAGCTTCTTAAGAACTTGCACATTTCTGATGTTACATCTTATCTACTCAAATGTACATGGGCCCTAGTTTATTTGCTAAATTTCTATGACTTGGGGATCATTCAACTAAGtcctttaaatattattaatgatAAGGCCTAGAAGACAGGGCAAGTGTCTTTGGGGCCCTACTTTGGGGCCACTGGATAagatcatttatttgtatttttgatggACTCTCTCAAGGAAGCCTCTGTGACTATTGTCCCATATATTTTGGTGTTCAGTGTCTCATTAACTGATAgcactattttaatttaaaaaaaaaaaaggaaggaagaaatgcagaaggaagaaaaggtttTCACCATTTCCGGAGAGCCTCTTATATTCTCATATATTCTTTGCCACTTAATGCTTTTAGCTCTTGGCAAAGACAGGAAACCAGCCTTCTGAGAGGCTTTCTGCTGACTGGTGCTTTAGGTCACTTTAAGGTCACTGGAATTGGCAGGCACAGTCTCATGAGTCGCCTTCAAGGGCTGCCACTGACACTTACCTTCCCttgcttttctttcaaaatcttcAACTTTTAAAACACCCCCCTTTTCATAATctgaaatgaaacagaacagtAGCTGATGTCAAAAgcctttaagaaaacaaagaaattcatCCTAGTgatatttataataatgaaaaactggaaataaaatttacaacATTAGAGAACTGGATAAACAAACATGACATATCCCTACAGTATAATTTAGGcagtctattttatttacttatttattttctttccttttttttgctgagcaagattcgctctgagctaacatctgttgccaatcttctttttttgcctgaggaagattagccctgagctaacatctgtgccaatcctcctctattttgtacgtgagttgccacaacagcatggcttgatgagtggtataggtctgtgcccaggatccaaacccacaaagccgagctgctgaagcaaagggcaccagacttaaccactatgccatggggccagcccctattttatttatttataatctattttatgttgtatatatttaaccacaataaaaaaaattgatccattaaaaaacatattagaaaatagaaaattaattcaTATCTCAGGCCATAACACATCACATATATACATTCTCACAGCTAAACAAAAATCATTACTATTATAGTAAGGAAAAAGTTataaagggagaagaggaaactTTTTGGGGTGGTGAATATGTTCGTTATCTTGAAtctggtgatggtttcatgggtgtatacatgTCAACACTTagcaaattgtacactttaaatatgtgcattttatgttatgtcaattatacctcaataaaaatgttaaaaaatggggctggccctgtggccgagtggttaagttcgcatgctgcgcttcggcagcctggggtttcactggttcggatcctgggcacggacatggcaccgctcctcaggtcatgctgaggcagcatcccacatgccacaactagaaggacccacaactaaaatgtacaactaggtactggggggatttggggagaaaaagcaaaaaaaagattggcaacagttgttagctcaggtgccaatcttttaaaaaaaaaatgttaaaaaaaatatttcgtGTATATTTGTTTAGACATTCTTCCAGTTCCAAAAGATTCTAAATCATATTCACCTTTCCATTTGAGTGACTAGTGTCACTCAACAACCAGCACTGAAGAATAGCGTGATCAGCTCCGACAAAGCTTTTCAAAtactccttttctccctttcccttccccagCACAGCCTTGCCCAGTTTCCTCCTGGACTGACACCTCACCTAGAGTGAACTTACCAATCATGGCTGTGTCAACAGCTCGATCATAATAGTAAGAGAAAGCATAGAAGGAGCTTCTCTGGACCTCAACTGGCTGGTGAAGTTTTCCTTGGACCACCCTCAGCACTTCAGCATAGCAGGGCTCAAAGCCCATCTCTCCTGCCAGGGCAAAGGTGCATGGGGGCAAGGTGAGAAAAATGATAGGGAAAGGAACCACACTCAGAGGCAAGCTGCTGGAAGCaacaaagaaacaaggaaacaaggaGGATCAAGGACAGCAGAGGCTGAGGCTCAGGACAAAGGGTTACAAACAAAGATGAGCAAACTTCTGCAGCCTCATCTCTCTGGAGGAAAGGTACCTGCTTCTCCATGGCAGCTCCCCCCCCACCTGTGTTCACCAAAAACAGCCGCAGCCCACCCCGAGCTGCTGCCTGGCATTATGTTTCATGGTATTTATATGAGGTATCCAGAAGGCTCATCTGCTTCTTTCACTGGAAAAATCAAGTTTTTACCTTGATTTTAAGGTGTATGCCTTTTATAATACGTAAGCTGAATTATTCTTCCTATCACCCCATTTTAAGTTTTACTGTAGTTTAAATAGCTAAACATTAACTGAACCTGAAACAGAGTTTCACCCTGCTGAGGGGAGAAACCCTTAAAGGATTAGACCCAGGGTAAGACAGGTTTCTAATGGATCCACAACACTTGGCCAGGAAAGGAGCAGGATGCAGGGTGACAGCTGCCTTGTTCACTGTCACTTCACATTATTCCTTGGAGGCATACCAAGATCTATTTGGAATGAGTCCCTGCAACATGACAAGCTTCTCCTGAGCTCTGCAAAAAGCTTCCCATGGGACTTTTCCTGTGAGTAATTTCAACTAGTGAAAAAACATCACTCGCCTTCTTGGTTGCCACCATACTGGTATTTCACACCCCCAAAGATCCACTCTGCTTCCAACCATCTCGGTAGACAGGCACTTCGGAAAGTGTGTCCGTCAATCCCTGAAAGAAACCAGGCCACAAAATAAGAGGCAaggatgtgagagagagagaggggaaggcaaACGAGAAGCCAGTAAGGCTGAAAAGAATTGCCAAGGTGGCTGGGCCTTAAAATTGTATGAAATTAGTTCCACGACTGCATCCTATGACAGAAATTCTGAACTCAGGGTTCCTTGATGGGCTTTGTGCGGTTGGTGAGCCCCCTGAAACTACAGGCAAATTTTTGTGCATAGATGCGTTTGGTGGAGGGGTCTATGGCTTTCATCACATCTCAAAGAAATCCCAAAGCTACAATGGAATAAGTTCCCTCCTttgtcaaaaaaggaaaaaaatactgttctcttttctcattggTTGTCGTGAGGCTTAAATGAAGTACATTTGAAGATGTTTTGTAAACTCTGAAATGCTatacaatcatcaccacaataaaCGCTTACTGTGAGCCAGGCAATGTACAAAGTGCGCTAAATACAAAATCCCATTTAAGGTGAGGAAAGGGGCACAGAAAGGTTAgctaacttgccccaaatcacaaaaCGGACTAAACCCAGTTCTGCCTGACCCCAAAAGCTGAGCTATTAATCCCTCTACCACCAGTGAAGAGATGACTGAGTTGCTCAGTTACCCCACCTTGCAAGTGGACCGATGCTGCTTCCTGCACCTCCCATGTAAACTAAGGGCTTGAGCAAGCTCCTGCCAAATTTACTCTTTGAGCCCTGAATTTCTGCCGACACTTCAGCCTCCTGGCCACAGGCTGTTCTCCCTGTATTAACAGATCTCATTCTAGAAATGGCTAATAATGTATACAAAACTAGAACGCATACAGTAGAAAAGGAATTTGCTATTATTATGTATACCACATATGCTTCCTAATTGAGCATAACCCTTTCCTCCACAGAATCACTaccaaggaaaggaaaaggcaagCTGAGTGTTGGTGCCACTCTCACCATACCCCAACCAACACAGGTACCCAGACGAACCTTCCATCTCCAGGGCTCCCAGGGTTGCTAGTCTTGCAGCTTTCAATCCAAATCCCAAGTAACTGTAAAATACAGGATTGACTAATTTCATGCTGGTCCCCAAGTTCTCCAGCCTAAAGCCACATCTTTCAAAAGTAACatggtttctctgtctctctctggtgGGAGGAAAACCTTGTTCTCTGTGACCTATTCATCTTGTATGGACAAGCGGTGATTTCCGCACAGTTCAGATCAAGGCCATGCAGTAAGAACTTTCCACAGCTATGATTTAAAGGCCAGAGACAGGGACACTTCCTAGGCTTCCACCTTGGGAGCCATCCCCAGAAAAGCTCTCGTTATCTTAGCTCCCGACCCCACTGTGATGAAATCCAAGGCTGGATTTTGAACAGCTGAAGGCAAGCTCAAGAGTTAGCACAGAGCTTTGGCTCAAACTTCTCTGAGTGTCCTCTCTCTAGAGAAAACTTTTGACTCTAAATTACACTTTTGAGGCCAAGATTGGAGAAACCTCTCGGGTCCTTGAGCTTTGGTAAGTGGCTTGGGTTTCAGTTATTAGGCCTTCAGGGATTGGCAAAGACTTTGTAAGGCTGGCCAGATGCAATAATAGATAGGAAAACATTTTGATAGTTGGCAGAATCATACAACGTAAAACATTATTATTCCTCCCTGTCCCCCGCCTCACCTATGTGTATAGAGCTTATAAGTGCTGTTAAACATCTCAAAAGAAGTAAGGTAGCCCCTAGGGGTTTGCTCCAGGGTTTCCTGCAaatcagaaaaagcaaaaaaactatTCAGGATCTGCAATTAACTGAAGATGTTATCACCACCATCCCTGTCCCTCCCCTGGACTGTCAACAGTGAAGGGGCATGGGGAAATACACCCAGTCATTAATTTACTCTATTCAGCCTATTCATGGTGGAGCTGCTGTCTGAAAATGGGGCACCACTTTCTTGGCACCATGATATATCTGCTAAATGGGTTGCCAACCAGACCTTCGTATAAATGACTCACCTCAAACCGAGGCAGGAACGTGATTTGGGTCGAGGCCCCACCCAGGTCCAGGATCCCCACAGTCTCCTGGCTGTGGCTATGCAGCTGACCTGTGAATGAGAGTCAGCTCTAGACATCTTCTGCTTCCTGGACAGCCCAACACTCCTCTGTCTGCCACTTCTCCCCTGTTCTTGTCGTATATCTGAGTATATCCGAGGAATTCCATAAATACTCCACTGCTTCCCAGCCCCAAGGACTGAAGGCAAATACTAACCTGGACAGACTCTTGCTGCAGCTGAGGCCTTGAAGGCAGGTTCTAAACATTAACTTCCTGTCTTTcctttcccccccttttttttttaaaaaaaaaagaaggaacaacacaggaaaaaagaaagggatttTTGCTCTCTGACCACGTGTGAAACCCAGTTAAGGTCTAAAGATAAACTTGAGAATATATTACCTGTCAGAAAATTCACGGTAACCCAAGCTAATATgcctaaaaaagagagaaagacaaggatTACGCCCAGAGCACCTTTTCCCCCTCTTTCCTGGCCCCATCTTCTCTCCAAATTTCATGTCTAAAGTACCCATTTTCCTTCTCCCGGCCCTTCCATTTCCTGCTATCCCCttccttttgcttatttgtttcttcttactTAGTTCCTTTTTCTTCAGCACCCCCATTCCTGTTCCCAGTTCCTTTAATCAAATCTTTTATTAACCCTGGCCCTCTCCccttaaaacatatatatatcaaCACCTCTCCCACCTTCATAGGATCCGTCCATGATGCTAACACTGTCATCTGGTACCAGGAAAGGTGACTTCTTGAAGATCTCTCTTacctagagaaaaaggaaaaatatctggaTTCCCTAAGGCAATAAAACAGATTTCCatatttttgctgcatcctataaggcTTAGAAAATTGCTCTCTTCATTTTCCCTAGATAAAATTTTAGCAGAACTCATTACTTTTCCTTAAGAAACTAGAGAACGAACTAGGCAAGCCATTGGTttcttgtaaaaacaaaaacacaagcgTTCCTTAGACTTTAAATCTCAACCAAACCATCTAAATTTATAGGTGAACTGGACCTAGGAAACAGCATTAGACCCTGCCAGTTCAAATCAAGATCCTGTCATGTTGTTTTTAAAACACCTGATTAATTCTACCTGGACACACACTGGAACCTAGGAGGACCATTTCCCAATCCATTTCTTAGATGAGCAGATAAACTCCAAGAGTAGAGAAGAGTTGGGCACGAGTGGCTCCTGAGGCTATAGGAAAGTTTCTGCTGCTCTCTCATGTTTTATTAGCCTGGAATAGTCATCCTACAAATGTCTTGTATAGCTTGCTTCTTCATTCCCCTCATATCTCTGATCAATGAggtcttctctgaccaccctatttaaaatagcatcttgCCCACACCCACACCAGCATTCCCTAGCTGCTTTaccctgcttttttttctccatagCTTGTACAGTACCTGACATACTTTGTATTGACTTGTttagttgtttattttctgtcttcttgcaactagaatgtaagctccacgagggcagggactatttgtcttttttgttccctGCTCTAAATCTCCAGTAACTTCAGTGCCCAGAACATAGTAAGCATTCATATGCTgaataaaaaagtgaataaattaatgaagaaTTGGGATTCGGATTCTCAAGTAGATATGCCAGGCAGCTTGTCCTTGGATAAGGACTTCAGACCTCTGTGCTGACAGTCAAAGGAATGTAGATTTAGAGGACTGGATTAGCACACTTGTAATACAGAATCcttttctgctgtgatttttgtTGTAATGAGATTCTGCCTATAAATATTCTTCACAATATGTAATTTAAATCTTATTAGTTTAAATgttttttgcaaaataaaaactcTCTGTACCTATATTTTTTATCTGAATAAGAAGAAAGTTGAAACAGatgatctttaaaaatctttcacaCTTAAAATTCCATGAGTCTTCTCAAAAACtttatgctgagagaaaaaagtcagagacacaaaagaatataaactgtatgattccatttatatgaaatgtaagaacaagcaaaactaatccagaatgacagaaagcagatcagtggttgcctggttTCAGGGGAGGGAGAAACTGACTGCAGAGGAGCACAAGGACACTTctatgtttgtcaaaactcatataACTGTACAcgtaaaatgtattcattttattttatgtaacttatatctcgataaagctgatttaaaataatttctatgatACTGCTTTAACAAGTTAGGAGAATTAAGAATATCATGGACAGGAAATACTTCTAAGCTTTTTAGGAAAAGCTCTATAAATTCAAGagtaacatttaaaatgtaagtaACTGGCTACAACAGGAGGCCAGAGTTACCATAGTGCTTCAGCAATCCTAAAGGTAGCAGTCACACTGCAAAGAGCTAAAAACCCACACAGAAAATAttcatacaaggaaaaagaattatCCAAGACGCAGAAGATTTCAAAGGTTACCTCAAAGAGCAGAGCCTGGGCTTTCTGTTCTGGCAGTAAGCGCAGTCCTGCTGTTGCCTTGAGGACCACTGGGGTCCTTTTCCAGTGACTTCGGGGGATTGAGTCTTTGGCCATCTCTAAGAGTCCTTGGACAGTCTCAGCACCCTTCAAAAGAGATGATCTCCTCATCCAGTGAACAGTCCATTTAGTGGCACTTGTCTATTCCCTCAACATGCTCTGGGGGAGTAATAACAGTGAGGTAGCAGAGGGCTCCAACCCCTCTCTTCTCTGTAGGAGCAAAAACCTAGAGAAGTGGGCTTCCTTGAAGGAGAATCCCTTTTATTTTGAGTAAGTCATAATAAAAACGATTCTATTATCGTGTGGTCATTTTAACTGATCATTATTTTGTGTCTCATAAATTAGCTTCAGGCCAGAAAGTTGGGTACAGTAAAGGAAACACAGGATTTTGAGTTAGAAGACTTGcttgccagccctgtggcctaacACAGAGGCTTCCTGGGGCTTGGCTCCTCAGTTCTGAGTTGGGAGAAACATCTCATACCACAACAAAACTGTTGTGCATTAGATGAGGCAGACTGTGTGTAGCTGCCATACAAATGCTAGCTGTGGCTGTTATTATGCTACACTTTTTATGATCTCCATAAGGACAGACGATGTCAGGTTTATTTTTGTATCACCAGCACCTACATGCATGGTACACTACACGCTCAATTTATGATAAATTAAAAACCATTATTTTAAATCCACTGTTTCTCTGCGTGAACATCTATTCTGATAACATGCTGCCCCTTAATCATTATAATTATTAGCAACTACAACACaattttcttctctaaatgtcAAATCATGTTCTAATAATGTAATGTTTTCAACAGCTCCTAATTTTCTAGTACATTTGCCATTTCACAACAGTgagctaaaaaaataaacattctctCAGTTCTTCAAGTCCAAAGCCATTCTTAACATCAGGTTTTCCTTTGGTTAATGATTCTGCTTGTAATACCGAACAATACCTTTACATCTGCTACCAAAGTTCAACACTTGccttattctatttcatttcagcATGGCCTCTGACATACTGAGTGTAGCACATTGTGAGTGCTCAAATGTGAAAGACAGTTATGACAAAACTCTTCATTCATCCTC
The nucleotide sequence above comes from Equus asinus isolate D_3611 breed Donkey chromosome 7, EquAss-T2T_v2, whole genome shotgun sequence. Encoded proteins:
- the ENTPD5 gene encoding nucleoside diphosphate phosphatase ENTPD5 isoform X2 — encoded protein: MSWLNPRADKILMVPPLQVCEQHSFCNKSLDSPHLGKRMATSSGAAFFMLVASCVCSTVFHRDQQTWFEGVFLSSMCPLNVSASTLYGIMFDAGSTGTRIHVYTFVQKIPGQLPILEGEIFESVKPGLSAFVEQPKQGAETVQGLLEMAKDSIPRSHWKRTPVVLKATAGLRLLPEQKAQALLFEVREIFKKSPFLVPDDSVSIMDGSYEGILAWVTVNFLTGQLHSHSQETVGILDLGGASTQITFLPRFEETLEQTPRGYLTSFEMFNSTYKLYTHSYLGFGLKAARLATLGALEMEGIDGHTFRSACLPRWLEAEWIFGGVKYQYGGNQEGEMGFEPCYAEVLRVVQGKLHQPVEVQRSSFYAFSYYYDRAVDTAMIDYEKGGVLKVEDFERKAREVCDNLENFTSGSPFLCMDLSYITALLRDGFGFADSTILQLAKKVNNIETGWALGATFHLLQSLGISN
- the ENTPD5 gene encoding nucleoside diphosphate phosphatase ENTPD5 isoform X4: MATSSGAAFFMLVASCVCSTVFHRDQQTWFEGVFLSSMCPLNVSASTLYGIMFDAGSTGTRIHVYTFVQKIPGQLPILEGEIFESVKPGLSAFVEQPKQGAETVQGLLEMAKDSIPRSHWKRTPVVLKATAGLRLLPEQKAQALLFEVREIFKKSPFLVPDDSVSIMDGSYEGILAWVTVNFLTGQLHSHSQETVGILDLGGASTQITFLPRFEETLEQTPRGYLTSFEMFNSTYKLYTHSYLGFGLKAARLATLGALEMEGIDGHTFRSACLPRWLEAEWIFGGVKYQYGGNQEGEMGFEPCYAEVLRVVQGKLHQPVEVQRSSFYAFSYYYDRAVDTAMIDYEKGGVLKVEDFERKAREVCDNLENFTSGSPFLCMDLSYITALLRDGFGFADSTILQLAKKVNNIETGWALGATFHLLQSLGISN
- the ENTPD5 gene encoding nucleoside diphosphate phosphatase ENTPD5 isoform X1, which gives rise to MSWLNPRADKILMVPVENRLIEGNKGGKPRRKKKLPLQVCEQHSFCNKSLDSPHLGKRMATSSGAAFFMLVASCVCSTVFHRDQQTWFEGVFLSSMCPLNVSASTLYGIMFDAGSTGTRIHVYTFVQKIPGQLPILEGEIFESVKPGLSAFVEQPKQGAETVQGLLEMAKDSIPRSHWKRTPVVLKATAGLRLLPEQKAQALLFEVREIFKKSPFLVPDDSVSIMDGSYEGILAWVTVNFLTGQLHSHSQETVGILDLGGASTQITFLPRFEETLEQTPRGYLTSFEMFNSTYKLYTHSYLGFGLKAARLATLGALEMEGIDGHTFRSACLPRWLEAEWIFGGVKYQYGGNQEGEMGFEPCYAEVLRVVQGKLHQPVEVQRSSFYAFSYYYDRAVDTAMIDYEKGGVLKVEDFERKAREVCDNLENFTSGSPFLCMDLSYITALLRDGFGFADSTILQLAKKVNNIETGWALGATFHLLQSLGISN
- the ENTPD5 gene encoding nucleoside diphosphate phosphatase ENTPD5 isoform X5 — protein: MATSSGAAFFMLVASCVCSTVFHRDQQTWFEGVFLSSMCPLNVSASTLYGIMFDAGSTGTRIHVYTFVQKIPGQLPILEGEIFESVKPGLSAFVEQPKQGAETVQGLLEMAKDSIPRSHWKRTPVVLKATAGLRLLPEQKAQALLFEVREIFKKSPFLVPDDSVSIMDGSYEGILAWVTVNFLTGQLHSHSQETVGILDLGGASTQITFLPRFEETLEQTPRGYLTSFEMFNSTYKLYTHSYLGFGLKAARLATLGALEMEGIDGHTFRSACLPRWLEAEWIFGGVKYQYGGNQEDYEKGGVLKVEDFERKAREVCDNLENFTSGSPFLCMDLSYITALLRDGFGFADSTILQLAKKVNNIETGWALGATFHLLQSLGISN
- the ENTPD5 gene encoding nucleoside diphosphate phosphatase ENTPD5 isoform X3; the protein is MSWLNPRADKILMVPVENRLIEGNKGGKPRRKKKLPLQVCEQHSFCNKSLDSPHLGKRMATSSGAAFFMLVASCVCSTVFHRDQQTWFEGVFLSSMCPLNVSASTLYGIMFDAGSTGTRIHVYTFVQKIPGQLPILEGEIFESVKPGLSAFVEQPKQGAETVQGLLEMAKDSIPRSHWKRTPVVLKATAGLRLLPEQKAQALLFEVREIFKKSPFLVPDDSVSIMDGSYEGILAWVTVNFLTGQLHSHSQETVGILDLGGASTQITFLPRFEETLEQTPRGYLTSFEMFNSTYKLYTHSYLGFGLKAARLATLGALEMEGIDGHTFRSACLPRWLEAEWIFGGVKYQYGGNQEDYEKGGVLKVEDFERKAREVCDNLENFTSGSPFLCMDLSYITALLRDGFGFADSTILQLAKKVNNIETGWALGATFHLLQSLGISN